The following is a genomic window from Mycobacterium parmense.
AATACCCGCAGAAGGTGGTGGACGCCGCGACCACCACGGGCATGCGGTCCGTGGACATCGACCTCGACCCCGACACCGAGAAGTTGCGGGACGAGATCCGGGCCGAGGTCGCCGCATTCAAGGCGATGGAGCGCGAGCCGCGCGGCGTCGCCCTCGCCGAGGGCGGGTGGGTGCTGCCCTACCTTCCCAAGCCCTGGGGCCGCGCGTCCGGCCCGGTGGAGCAGGTCATCATCGCCCAGGAGTTCAGCGCCGGACGGGTCAAACGCCCGCAGATGGGCATCGCGACGTGGATCATCCCGTCGATCGTCGCCTTCGGCACCGACGAACAGCAGCAGCGGTTCCTGCCGCCGACCTTCCGCGGCGAGATGATCTGGTGCCAGCTGTTCTCCGAGCCAGGCGCCGGGTCCGATCTGGCCGGGCTGACCACCAAGGCGACCCGGGCCGACGGGGGCTGGCGCATCACCGGCCAGAAGATCTGGACCACGGCGGCGCAGTACTCGCAATGGGGCGCGCTTTTGGCCCGCACCGACCCGAACGCTCCGAAACACAACGGCATCACGTACTTCCTGCTGGACATGAAGAGCGAGGGCGTCGAGGTCAGGCCGCTGCGCGAACTCACCGGCAACGCGATGTTCAACACCGTCTACATCGACGACGTCTTCGTGCCCGACGAGTGCGTGCTCGGCGAAGTGAACAGGGGCTGGGAGGTCAGCCGCAACACCCTGACCGCCGAGCGTGTGTCGATCGGCAGCAGCGAGGCGAACTTCCTGGCGACGCTCGGCCAGTTCGTCGAGTTCGTCCGCGACGGACAGCTCGACCCGGTCGCGCAGCACCGCGCCGGGCAGCTGATCGCCGAGGGGCATGCCGCCAAGGTGCTGAACCTGCGTTCGACGCTGCTGACCCTGGCCGGCGGTGACGCCATGCCCTCGGCGGCCATCTCCAAGTTGCTGTCCATGCGCACCGGCCAGGGCTACGCCGAGTTCGCGGTGTCGTCCTTCGGCGCCGACGCCGCGATCGGTGATACGGACGAATTGTGCGGCAAGTGGGGCGAATACCTACTGGCCAGCCGTGCTACCACGATTTATGGGGGCACCTCCGAGGTGCAGCTGAATATCATCGCCGAACGGTTGCTCGGCCTGCCGCGCGACCCCTAAACCGGCCCCGCCCGGCGCTGCGCGGCCCACCGTGCCGTGGGCACAAACGGGCCATGCCGACCTGACTTTCGCCAGGCCGGCATGGTTACCCCCCCATTTCGTGCGCCAGCCAGCCTTTTATGAGATCGGCACGTCCAGGCTGGCCGGCTTACACGCTCTTCAGCGGCGGCTCACCACCACCAATTCCAGAAATGCCGGTGGCCCCAGAAGCCACGGCCCCACCAGCTGTTGCCCCAGCCGCCGCCGCGACCCCAGCCGCCCCCGCGTCCCCAGCCGCCGTGACCCCAACCGCCCCCGCGTCCCCAGCCGCCGTGACCCCAACCGCCCCCGCGGCCCGGGCCCCCGTGGCCCCCCCAGCCGCCGCCGTGGCCAAAGCCGCCGTGTCCGCCGCCGAAGCCTGGGCGTTCGGGAAGTAGTCCGGGGCCGCCGTGGGGACCTGCCACGGCAAAGGTCGTCCCGGGGCCGGGCACGGGAGCGGCTTGCGCCACGGGGCCGCCGCCGAACAGCAGCGCGGCCGCCATCGCCCCGGTGCCCACCGCACCTGCTGCCGCAGAGCGTAACGATCGAGAAGAAAACATCGGAGCCCCTTTCGAAGAAGTCATGCCGTGTTGCGCTCCACGGTAACTCATAAATACCTAGGCAAACAATAGTTATTCGGCAAATTGGTGCGGCTAATTTCCCACGTCCGGAGTGGGTATAAAATAGAGTAATTCTGTATATCAGTAATTGCTCGCTGCTCGGTTTCAGCGGATGCGGACCTACTGATGTCATGACCGGCCTGCAGTCATTTTGCCTGATAGATGCCGCTATACTGACCTACTGATCGCCGAATTCTGTCGCCTCAGTATATCCGCTTCAGCGCATTTTGCATTTCCTGAAAAGGTTGATTTATGCAAATGACAACCCCTGGCCAATGCATTCCCGCAACGCGGCTCTGCACCCATCGGCGGAAGTGATCAAGCTAACTGCTTTCATTGGTCGTGAATAGCGGCGCGCTGCGTACCCGCCAGACCCCGGGACATCTTCGCACCCCTTACCCGCCGTTGCCGGCGGCCGTTCGGCGACGCGACTTCTCCTGACATCGGTGAGACAATCGGGCTATACGCTCGGATGCTGATTTACTGACTGGCCCATCACCGGAGGACGATCGCCGCCGTGAACTTCAATCCCAACCACGTCGGACCCGGCGCCGGATCGTTTCGCGCCCCCTCGTCGTCCTCTTCCCGGGACGCCGCCCCCACCGAACGGCTCACCGGGCTGGGACAGCACGGGGGGCACCGATCGATCAACCAGCCGGCACAGCCGGTCCGCGCCCAGCGCACGCGCCGCACCGTCGACCTGCCGGCGGCCACACACCGCGCACTCGACATCTGGCAGCGAGAAGCAGCCGACCGCCTCGGTGTCGCCAGGGTGACAGGGCAGGAAGTGCTCACCGCGCTCATCGACCAGTTGCTGGCCGACCCCAAACTCACCGCGCAGATCACCCGCAGCATCCAGGAACGGCGCTGAAACTCCTGTCGGCTGGGCGCATGGCGGCGACCCGCTTCGCCCGGCTACGCCGCCCTCGCGATCGCCACGGGGTTCGATGGTGACGACCCGCTTCGCCCGGCTACGCCGCGCTCGCGATCGCCACGGGGCCCGATGGTGACGACCCGCTTCGCCCGGCTACGCCGCGCTCGCGATCACCACGGGGTTCGATGGTGACGACCCGCTTCGCCCGGCTACGCCGCGCTCGCGATCACCACTAGTTCTGATCGTCTAGGTCCATCTCGCGCAGCTCGCGCTTGAGGATCTTGCCGGTCGGGTTGCGGGGCAGCTC
Proteins encoded in this region:
- a CDS encoding acyl-CoA dehydrogenase, whose protein sequence is MPIAITPEHQDLAESVRSLVARVAPSEILHAAMENPVENPPPYWQAAAEQGLQGVHLAESVGGQGFGILELAVVLAEFGYGAVPGPFVPSAIAGALISAHDPDAKVLSELASGAAIAAYAMDCCGLTATRQGDALVIRGEVRAVPAAAQASVLVLPVAIDSGEEWVVLRAEQLEVEPVKSLDPLRPIAHVRANAVEVGDDVVLSNLSRSTAHALMTTLLAAEAVGVARWATDTASHYAKIREQFGRPIGQFQAIKHRCAEMIADTERATAAVWDAARAVDEASRNNWDTTSSHVEFAASVAATLAPAAAQRCTQDCIQVHGGIGFTWEHDTNVYYRRALMLAASFGRASQYPQKVVDAATTTGMRSVDIDLDPDTEKLRDEIRAEVAAFKAMEREPRGVALAEGGWVLPYLPKPWGRASGPVEQVIIAQEFSAGRVKRPQMGIATWIIPSIVAFGTDEQQQRFLPPTFRGEMIWCQLFSEPGAGSDLAGLTTKATRADGGWRITGQKIWTTAAQYSQWGALLARTDPNAPKHNGITYFLLDMKSEGVEVRPLRELTGNAMFNTVYIDDVFVPDECVLGEVNRGWEVSRNTLTAERVSIGSSEANFLATLGQFVEFVRDGQLDPVAQHRAGQLIAEGHAAKVLNLRSTLLTLAGGDAMPSAAISKLLSMRTGQGYAEFAVSSFGADAAIGDTDELCGKWGEYLLASRATTIYGGTSEVQLNIIAERLLGLPRDP
- a CDS encoding ATPase, producing MNFNPNHVGPGAGSFRAPSSSSSRDAAPTERLTGLGQHGGHRSINQPAQPVRAQRTRRTVDLPAATHRALDIWQREAADRLGVARVTGQEVLTALIDQLLADPKLTAQITRSIQERR